The region TTCTTCCATTAATCTTACAATTAATGCCAAGACTTTAGTTTGTGTCCATTTGTTTTGGTCTAAATCAGATTCAACTTGCGCTCTAATATTGGGTAGCTGTTGACCAAACAAATACATTTTATAAAACTTTGTTTGGTTTCTAATCTTATTCCATTTGGGATGATATCTATATTGTTTACGTTGTTTGTTATCACGTCCTACAACTTGAAGATGTCCATTGGGAAGTTGTGATATTTTCACCTCATTCCAAGCTGGTGGTATTACTAATTTTTGCAATCGATCTAACTGGCTTGGCTCTTTAATAATTTTATTTTTTAACTTAAAAACAAAATTGTCATCATCTTTTTCTCTTATGATTTTAAGATGTGATGGATTGGTATAAACCAAATCAAATTCTTCTATCACCTGTTCTGGTTGTAAAAGAATTTGATTGTAAATGGATGCATGTAAGGAAGCCACAACTATAAGTTTTTGTGCATATAAGATTTGTAAGCTTCTGCTAATTCTTCTTTTTGTTTGTCGGTAAACACTTTTCCTGCTAATTGAAAAAATGTATGTTCTTCATCTTCTAGGTGATGCTCAACTTTCTCTTTTAAATCTTTAGCTATTTTTAACCAAGCAGAAGAGCTATAGTCTGTATTGTCAAGTTGTTCGATTAACTCATCAATTTCATGATGCTCTGCAATACCGTGTCTTGCTTTTTCCTGCATCATATCATTGCTAATTAATGGTTTGTAAAAGTGACGTTCTTCAGCTTGAGCATGGATTTCGAGTTGATTTTTCAATTTTTTGTATAGCATGTCTCTATCACTAGTATCTCCTGAGGTTTTAACAAGACGGTCTAATAACTCCCTTTGGGTATCGTG is a window of Olleya sp. YS DNA encoding:
- a CDS encoding hemerythrin domain-containing protein; this encodes MTIFESIRKDHDTQRELLDRLVKTSGDTSDRDMLYKKLKNQLEIHAQAEERHFYKPLISNDMMQEKARHGIAEHHEIDELIEQLDNTDYSSSAWLKIAKDLKEKVEHHLEDEEHTFFQLAGKVFTDKQKEELAEAYKSYMHKNL